A single region of the Salvia miltiorrhiza cultivar Shanhuang (shh) chromosome 8, IMPLAD_Smil_shh, whole genome shotgun sequence genome encodes:
- the LOC130999096 gene encoding ATP-dependent helicase BRM isoform X2 has translation MQSGGGPQQGGGGGHGRSNAASASASPSSSSSAVSAFDQQQQQRQQQQQQQQRQQQHQQQQRQSMAQQFLRRPEGNDALLAYQAGTIHGPLGATNFSAASGSMQLPQQPRKFIDLGQQHGSPNIQEQSLNRSQGVEQQMLNPIQQAYLQYAFQSAQQKSTLGMQSQQQVRPAMFGSLGKDQEMRMASMKMQELISMQAANQSQGSSSKKPSEQVAQSDKHADNSHRPASDQRSESKPNHPPLGGQGIQSAPMQAPQSQQNIMNMTNNQMAMAAQMQAMQALALERNIDLSHPANANVVAQLIPLMQSRMAAQQKANENSTGMPSVPFGKQHVTSPPVGNESSPHGNSSSDVSGQSGSSKARQAVSPSTLGVSSNAAVPNNSSSISAQQFSAHHLPPRQHSSLGHGMPPMHPSQSPGNLNQGVDSFLAKTPVAEASQTQNARQPNRSPQSATPSNEGDVGNPSTSQGGPSSQMRQLHTGFTKQQLHVLKAQILAFRRLKKGDVTLPRELLQAIAPPPLDLQMQQVLPPPVNAGKDKLAAETVEEHAKHVEFSEKGAQAAKSVAGVVNMKTEGPGDDRASAATANIQNSVAAAKEQRFVGPPGKEEPQYIGSSGKCEQESEPGNQKTPVRIDVAADRGKGIATQSSASDSVQVKKPIQASSNTPQPKDAGSTRKYHGPLFDFPVFTRKHETLGSSMMNNNSNLTLAYDIKDLFADEGGEIHKRKRAEKIGKIDKILAVNLERKRIRPDLVIRLQIESKKLQLAECQARLRDEIEQQQQEIMAMPDRPYRKFVRLCERQRQELNRQSQANQKATREKQLKSIFHWRKKLLEAHWAFRDARTARNRGVHKYHEKMLREFSKRKDDDRNKRMEALKNNDVERYREMLLEQQTNVPGEAAERYAVLSSFLSQTEEYLHKLGSKITATKNQQEVEEAANAAAAAARAQGLSEEEVRAAAACAREEVMIRNRFSEMNAPRDSQSVNKYYNLAHAVNERVIRQPSMLRAGTLRDYQLVGLQWMLSLYNNKLNGILADEMGLGKTVQVMALIAHLMEFKGNYGPHLIIVPNAVLVNWKSELHSWLPSVSCIYYVGGKDQRAKLFSQEVLAMKFNVLVTTYEFIMYDRSKLSKIDWKYIIIDEAQRMKDRESVLARDLDRYRCQRRLLLTGTPLQNDLKELWSLLNLLLPEVFDNRKAFHDWFSQPFQKEGPAHEDDWLETEKKVIIIHRLHQILEPFMLRRRVEDVEGSLPPKVSIVLKCRMSAIQGAIYDWIKSTGTLRVDPEDEHRKVQKNQNYQAKTYKTLNNRCMELRKACNHPLLNYPYFSDFSKDFLVRSCGKLWVLDRVLMKLQRTGHRVLLFSTMTKLLDIMEEYLQWRRLVFRRIDGMTSLEDRESAIVEFNRPDTDCFIFLLSIRAAGRGLNLQSADTVIIYDPDPNPKNEEQAVARAHRIGQTREVKVIYMEAVVGKISSHQKEDEFRSGGVVDSDDDLAGKDRYVGSIESLIRNNIQQYKIDMADEVINAGRFDQRTTHEERRLTLETLLHDEERYQETVHDVPSLHEVNRMIARSEEEVELFDQMDEELDWAEDMTRYDQVPDWLRACTQEVNTTIANLSKKPSKNALYGGMQPPIEVASETSERRRGRPKGKTPIYTELDDENGDFSDASSNDRNEYSVQEEEDGDIGEFEDDESTEVPIVNKDQSEEDAPVSADGYEYQRALDNVRNNSILEEAGSSGSSSHSRKLMRMVSPSVSSQKFGSLSALDGRSSSRSKKLADELEEGEIAVSGDSPMNQQHSGSWIQDRDEGEDEQVLQPKIKRKRSIRLRPRPARAEEKPSDKSSLRRGDPTMLTVQVDNKYKPQASDDRVHKVLGDTSLMKPDKIDSSIKNKRNLPSRRNTANVQSALKSGRVNYGSALPDDATDHLTENFDSKVVKGPKTSGSKMSEVVLRKCKTVVSKLQRRIEYEGHQIIPQLTELWKRNEYASVDGDNILDLRKIHNRVDKSEYSGVMGFVSDVQLMLKSGMQYYGFSYEVRSEARKVHDLFFDIIGVAFSDTDFREARSSMSFTAPVSTPATGPSSRQLPTAQGKRQKFVKDVDSDNAPFQKPQTRAPIHSVESSKVRNSMPHKESRLGSSSNRELGQPDEARPFTHPGDLVICKKKRKDREKSGAKSGNGSAGPLSPTGIGRGMKSPGSVSGAKDIGSSQHGWGPLSPQQGNSSGGSVGWANPVKRMRTDAGRRRPSHL, from the exons ATGCAATCCGGTGGTGGGCCCCAACAGGGCGGAGGCGGTGGCCATGGCCGGAGTAATGCCGCTTCAGCCTCTGCTTCTCCGTCCTCGTCGTCGTCCGCTGTGTCCGCATTTGATCAGCAACAACAGCAgaggcagcagcagcaacagcaacagCAGAGACAGCAGCAGCATCAGCAACAGCAGAGACAG TCGATGGCTCAACAGTTTTTGAGGAGACCTGAAGGGAATGATGCCCTTCTGGCGTACCAAGCTGGCACAATTCATGGACCCCTGGGGGCGACCAACTTTTCTGCAGCATCTGGCTCCATGCAGCTACCTCAACAGCCCAGGAAGTTCATTGATCTGGGCCAGCAGCATGGTTCCCCCAATATTCAGGAACAAAGTTTAAATAGAAGTCAAGGTGTTGAGCAACAGATGTTGAATCCGATCCAACAAGCTTATTTGCAGTATGCATTTCAGTCAGCCCAACAGAAATCTACCTTGGGGATGCAATCACAGCAGCAGGTGAGACCAGCAATGTTTGGTTCTCTTGGAAAAGATCAAGAAATGAGGATGGCAAGCATGAAAATGCAAGAGCTGATTTCCATGCAAGCAGCAAATCAGTCTCAGGGTTCTTCCTCCAAGAAACCCTCTGAGCAGGTTGCTCAGAGTGACAAACATGCAGACAACAGTCATCGGCCTGCGTCCGATCAGAGAAGTGAATCGAAACCGAACCATCCTCCATTAGGTGGTCAGGGAATCCAATCTGCACCAATGCAAGCTCCACAATCTCAGCAAAATATCATGAACATGACAAACAACCAGATGGCTATGGCTGCACAGATGCAGGCGATGCAGGCATTGGCTCTTGAGCGTAATATTGATCTGTCACATCCTGCGAATGCAAATGTGGTTGCACAGCTTATTCCACTAATGCAGTCCAGGATGGCTGCTCAGCAAAAAGCAAATGAAAATAGCACTGGTATGCCATCTGTACCGTTTGGTAAACAGCACGTTACCTCACCACCAGTTGGAAACGAAAGTTCTCCCCATGGTAATTCCTCAAGTGATGTGTCAGGACAATCTGGGTCTTCTAAAGCTAGGCAGGCAGTTTCACCTAGTACTCTTGGTGTGAGTTCCAATGCAGCTGTACCTAACAATTCTAGCAGCATTTCTGCCCAACAGTTCTCTGCGCACCATTTGCCCCCTAGGCAGCATTCCTCACTTGGTCATGGAATGCCTCCTATGCATCCTTCGCAGTCACCAGGGAATCTGAACCAAGGGGTTGATAGTTTTCTTGCAAAAACTCCTGTAGCAGAAGCTTCTCAGACGCAAAATGCCAGACAACCTAATCGGTCTCCTCAATCTGCAACTCCATCTAATGAAGGGGATGTGGGTAATCCATCAACGTCTCAGGGTGGACCCAGTTCACAGATGAGGCAGTTGCACACTGGTTTTACCAAGCAGCAGCTGCATGTACTTAAAGCACAGATACTTGCATTTAGGCGTCTTAAG AAAGGCGATGTAACTTTGCCACGTGAACTGCTCCAAGCTATTGCTCCTCCACCACTTGATTTACAGATGCAACAGGTGCTTCCACCTCCTGTAAATGCTGGCAAGGACAAATTAGCTGCAGAAACTGTAGAGGAGCACGCCAAACATGTGGAGTTCAGTGAGAAAGGGGCTCAGGCTGCAAAATCAGTAGCTGGAGTAGTTAATATGAAAACCGAAGGTCCAGGAGATGATAGGGCTTCTGCCGCAACTGCGAACATTCAGAACTCTGTTGCTGCAGCAAAAGAGCAGAGGTTTGTGGGTCCTCCTGGAAAAGAAGAACCGCAATATATTGGTAGTTCTGGGAAATGTGAACAGGAGTCTGAACCGGGCAATCAGAAAACCCCTGTCAGGATTGATGTTGCTGCAGACAGGGGTAAAGGAATTGCCACGCAGTCAAGTGCTTCAGATTCAGTGCAGGTTAAGAAACCTATTCAAGCAAGTAGTAATACACCCCAACCTAAGGATGCTGGTTCAACTCGAAAATATCACGGGCCGTTATTTGATTTCCCTGTTTTCACCAGAAAACATGAGACCCTTGGATCCTCTATGATGAATAACAATAGTAACTTGACTTTAGCTTATGATATCAAAGATCTTTTTGCTGATGAAGGTGGAGAGATCCACAAAAGGAAAAGGGCGGAAAAAATTgggaaaattgataaaatacttGCTGTAAACTTAGAGAGGAAGAGAATTAGACCAGATCTTGTTATTCGATTACAAATTGAATCAAAGAAACTTCAACTTGCTGAGTGCCAGGCACGCTTAAGGGATGAGATTGAGCAGCAACAACAAGAAATAATGGCTATGCCTGATAGACCGTATCGGAAATTTGTTCGACTGTGTGAACGTCAGCGTCAGGAGCTTAACAGGCAATCACAGGCCAATCAGAAGGCAACTAGGGAGAAGCAACTAAAATCCATATTCCATTGGCGCAAGAAGCTTCTTGAGGCACATTGGGCTTTCCGTGATGCTCGAACTGCCCGCAATAGGGGAGTACATAAGTATCATGAAAAGATGTTGAGGGAGTTCTCCAAAAGGAAGGATGATGACCGTAACAAAAGGATGGAAGCCTTGAAAAATAATGATGTggaaagatatagagagatgcTTCTGGAACAACAAACTAACGTACCTGGGGAGGCTGCAGAAAGATATGCTGTTCTCTCATCATTTTTAAGTCAAACTGAGGAGTATCTTCACAAACTGGGCAGTAAAATAACAGCAACTAAAAATCAGCAGGAGGTTGAGGAGGCAGCtaatgctgctgctgctgctgcacgtgCCCAG GGTCTCTCGGAAGAAGAAGTAAGAGCTGCTGCTGCCTGTGCGAGAGAAGAAGTCATGATAAGGAACCGGTTTTCTGAGATGAATGCACCAAGAGATAGTCAATCCGTTAACAA GTACTACAATCTGGCACATGCTGTGAATGAAAGGGTCATAAGGCAGCCTTCAATGTTACGAGCTGGAACTCTACGAGACTATCAACTT GTCGGTTTGCAGTGGATGCTATCATTATAcaataacaaattaaatggAATTTTGGCAGATGAGATGGGTCTAGGCAAAACTGTGCAG GTGATGGCCTTGATCGCTCATTTGATGGAGTTCAAAGGAAATTATGGTCCTCATCTTATTATTGTTCCCAATGCTGTGCTTGTCAACTGGAAG AGTGAACTGCATAGTTGGCTTCCAAGCGTTTCCTGTATATATTATGTTGGGGGAAAAGACCAGAGGGCGAAATTGTTTTCTCAA GAAGTGCTAGCCATGAAGTTTAATGTCCTTGTGACGACATATGAGTTCATCATGTATGATCGTTCAAAACTTTCAAAAATTGATTggaaatatattataattgatgAAGCACAACGAATGAAGGACAGAGAGTCAGTATTAGCTCGTGACCTTGATAGGTATCGCTGCCAAAGGCGTTTGCTTCTTACAGGGACACCATTGCAG AACGATCTTAAAGAACTTTGGTCCCTTTTAAACCTACTGCTCCCAGAAGTTTTTGATAATAGAAAAGCATTTCATGATTGGTTCTCTCAACCATTTCAAAAAGAAGGGCCTGCACACGAAGATGACTGGCTCGAGACAGAGAAGAAGGTGATAATTATCCATAGACTACATCAAATATTGGAGCCTTTTATGCTTCGGCGTCGTGTTGAAGATGTAGAAGGATCACTTCCTCCAAAG GTCTCGATTGTTTTGAAATGTCGAATGTCAGCAATACAGGGTGCCATTTATGATTGGATCAAATCAACTGGTACACTTAGGGTTGACCCTGAAGATGAACATCGCAAGGTTCAAAAGAACCAAAATTATCAGGCTAAAACTTACAAAACTTTAAACAATAGATGCATGGAGTTAAGGAAAGCTTGCAACCATCCATTGCTGAACTACCCATATTTCAGCGACTTCTCAAAGGATTTCCTTGTGAGGTCCTGTGGAAAATTGTGGGTTCTGGATAGAGTTTTGATGAAGCTTCAGAGAACGGGACATAGGGTACTGCTCTTCAGTACCATGACCAAACTTCTTGATATAATGGAGGAATATCTGCAGTGGCGAAGGCTTGTTTTCAGGAGAATTGATGGGATGACTAGCTTGGAAGACCGTGAAAGTGCTATTGTGGAGTTTAATCGTCCAGACACTGATTGTTTTATCTTCTTGCTTAGCATTCGTGCTGCTGGACGGGGTCTCAATCTTCAGTCTGCTGACACagtgatcatatatgatcctgaTCCAAACCCAAAAAATGAGGAACAGGCTGTTGCCCGTGCCCACCGTATTGGGCAGACTAGGGAGGTGAAAGTCATCTACATGGAAGCTGTGGTCGGCAAAATATCCAGTCATCAGAAAGAGGATGAATTCAGGAGTGGAGGTGTAGTTGATTCAGATGATGACCTTGCTGGCAAGGACCGGTATGTGGGTTCAATTGAGAGCTTGATTCGGAACAATATTCAACAATATAAGATTGACATGGCTGATGAAGTTATAAATGCTGGGCGGTTTGACCAGAGGACTACACATGAAGAGAGACGACTAACTTTAGAAACACTGTTGCATGATGAAGAAAGATACCAAGAAACAGTTCACGACGTTCCTTCTCTTCATGAGGTAAACCGTATGATTGCTAGGAGTGAGGAAGAAGTAGAGCTCTTTGATCAAATGGATGAAGAACTTGACTGGGCAGAGGACATGACTCGATACGATCAGGTACCTGATTGGCTTCGTGCTTGTACGCAAGAAGTAAATACCACCATTGCTAATTTATCAAAGAAGCCTTCAAAGAATGCTTTATATGGTGGAATGCAACCTCCTATTGAAGTGGCTTCTGAGACTTCGGAGAGGAGGAGAGGGCGGCCTAAGGGAAAGACTCCTATTTATACTGAATTAGATGATGAAAATGGAGATTTTTCTGATGCTAGCTCCAATGACAGAAATGAATATTCTgttcaagaagaagaagatggagaCATTGGGGAGTTTGAAGATGATGAATCTACTGAAGTGCCTATAGTTAATAAAGATCAATCAGAAGAAGATGCTCCTGTTTCTGCTGATGGATATGAATACCAAAGAGCTTTGGATAACGTGAGAAACAATAGCATACTTGAAGAAGCAGGCTCTTCTGGGTCCTCTTCACATAGTAGGAAGTTAATGCGCATGGTCTCACCTTCTGTGTCTTCTCAAAAGTTTGGATCACTTTCTGCATTAGATGGCAGGTCCAGCTCCCGATCAAAGAAATTG GCAGATGAATTAGAAGAAGGAGAGATTGCTGTATCTGGAGATTCTCCAATGAACCAGCAGCATTCTGGTAGCTGGATCCAAGATCGTGATGAAGGTGAAGATGAACAGGTCTTGCAGCCCAAGATAAAACGAAAACGGAGTATCCGGCTTCGTCCACGGCCTGCTAGGGCTGAAGAAAAGCCCAGTGACAAGTCATCTCTTCGTCGTGGTGATCCTACCATGTTAACAGTCCAGGTAGACAATAAATACAAGCCTCAAGCAAGTGATGACCGGGTCCATAAAGTTCTTGGAGATACTAGTTTGATGAAACCTGATAAAATTGATTCATCTATCAAGAACAAAAGAAATCTACCATCAAGGAGAAACACAGCTAATGTGCAAAGCGCTCTTAAATCTGGGAGAGTGAACTATGGTTCTGCTCTTCCAGACGATGCCACTGACCACCTTACAGAAAATTTCGACAGTAAAGTTGTGAAGGGGCCTAAAACTAGTGGCAGTAAGATGTCCGAGGTCGTCCTGAGAAAG TGCAAGACTGTTGTAAGCAAGCTCCAGAGAAGAATAGAGTATGAAGGCCACCAAATAATACCACAGCTAACTGAACTgtggaaaagaaatgaatacGCCAGTGTGGATGGTGATAACATTTTGGATTTGAGGAAGATTCACAATCGTGTTGACAAATCTGAGTACAGTGGAGTCATGGGGTTTGTATCTGACGTGCAGCTTATGTTGAAGTCTGGAATGCAGTATTATGGTTTTTCATATGAG GTGAGGTCTGAGGCGAGGAAAGTCCATGATCTCTTCTTTGATATCATTGGTGTAGCATTCTCGGATACTGATTTTCGAGAAGCCAGAAGCTCCATGTCTTTCACTGCTCCTGTTTCTACACCAGCCACCGGTCCATCTTCACGACAGTTGCCTACCGCTCAGGGCAAGCGCCAGAAATTTGTAAAAGACGTGGATTCAGACAATGCTCCTTTCCAAAAGCCACAGACCCGTGCACCCATTCACTCTGTCGAGAGTTCTAAAGTCAGGAACTCAATGCCTCACAAGGAGTCGAGGCTTGGAAGCAGCAGCAATCGGGAGCTTGGCCAACCGGATGAAGCGCGCCCTTTCACTCACCCTGGGGACCTCGTTATCTGCAAAAAGAAGAGGAAAGACAGGGAGAAGTCGGGCGCCAAGTCTGGAAATGGATCTGCAGGCCCGTTGTCACCTACAGGCATCGGTCGTGGGATGAAGAGTCCTGGGTCGGTTTCAGGTGCCAAAGATATCGGGTCGAGCCAACACGGCTGGGGCCCCCTTTCCCCTCAACAAGGGAACAGCAGCGGCGGCTCGGTCGGGTGGGCGAATCCTGTAAAGAGGATGAGAACTGATGCTGGAAGGCGGCGTCCTAGCCATTTATGA